The Moorella glycerini genomic interval ATATTACAAAGCTAGAGATAAAAAAGTTGATAACTCTATAGTTACCATTGAAACTCTTCTTGGTACTATAGCAACCTGTAACGATATCCCTTCATTAATGGCCATTGAGGGGAATATGCGGGAGGCATATTATAAAGCTTTTGATGAAATCATTGAGTTGCCCGATTTTATTTTTGAAAACCGTACCCGTAGGCCCCCAAAAAATTATCTTAATACCCTCATAAGTTTTGGCAATTCTTTGCTTTATACAATATGCCTGGGAGAAATTTACCGGACCCATTTAGACCCTCGAATTGGATTTTTACATACCACCAACTTTCGCCGTTTTACCTTGAACTTGGATATAGCGGAAATCTTTAAACCGTTAATAGTAGACCGGGTGATTTTTTCATTACTTGGGCGCAAGATGATTACTACAGATGACTTCGAACGTGGTAGCGAAGGAATTTTGATGAAAGACAGGGCAAAGAGATGTTTTATAGAACAGATGGAAGAAAAACTTAAAACTACAATCAAACATCGCGAAATAGGTAGAGCGGTTTCTTATCGCCGGTTAATTCGCCTAGAGCTATATAAATTAGAAAAACACTTAATGGGCGAAAAAGTATATGAGCCTTTTATAGCGACATGGTAAAGTGGTGCATTAAATTGTTTGTGATATTAGTATATGACGTTAACGTTAAGAGAGTAGCCAAAGTATTAAAAACCTGCCGGCGATATTTACATTGGGTTCAGAATTCAGTCTTGGAAGGAGATATTACAGAAGCAAACCTGAAAAAATTAAAAGTAGAATTAATGAAGATAATAGATAAGGAGGAGGATTCGATAATTATTTATATCCTACGGACTACTAAATATTCTGCGAGACAGATTGTGGGCCTCAACAAGGGTGGAGAAAATTTGTTTATTTAAAATGAACAGCAGATCTTGATCGGGACCAAAGTATTAATGAAAATTTATTTGTCGTCGAACTCCAGTAGTGTAAAAACTAACGGAGCTCGACGACATTTTTTTATAAAGAAAAGGCATAAAATCTTGATCTTTTTACCTTAAAGTTTAAAATAACCTTAACACGAAAATAACCTAACAAATGATCTTCATCAAGTAAATAACCCTACCAGGCAGGGCGTAAAAAGGCAATAATAAGCTAGCAGATGCATGAACTTGCATCAGCCAGGTTAATCCTTTTTGAGGGTATAGTGTTAAACGACCTGGGCGACTTCCCTTACCTCGAGTCCCAGCTTCCGGGCCTCAGCAATAATTTTCTTGATCCGAAACCTTTCTTGCTTTTGTTTGGCTTTCTCAAATGCAGTCTCGTCGTAGTCTGTACCGTTTTTTAGTAAGTTGTAAATGATTACCAGGAGCTTTCTGGCTAAAGCGATAAGGGCTTTCTTGGCCCCGCGGCGTTGCTTGACCTTCCAGTACCAGGACGATAAATAGCTGTCGCGTACCCGGGTGATGGACCAGGCAACTTCGCAAAGAATTCGCTTTAGATAGGTGTTACCGTGGGTGGTGCGAGTGGACTTTTTTTTCCTGCACTTTCATTATTGCCGGGGCTTAAGCCCGCCCAGGAACAGATATGTTCCGCAGTTTTAAAGCGGCTCATATCGATGCCAATTTCCGCCAGAATAGCGGCGGCAGCGGTTTTGTCAATCCCCGGGATGCCGTCCAGTTGTTCCAGTTGTCTTTGGTATTGATTAAGTTTTTCCTCCAGCTTTTGCTCTACCAATCGAAGATGCTCGTAGTGCTGATCCAGCCAGCCCAGCAAAAGCTTGAGGAACTCCCTTTGGTGAACATCCATTTTGCCATTGACAGCCTGCTTGATTTCCTGAAGCTTACTCTTGGCACGACCCTTTACCAAAGTCTCTACTTCCCGGGCGGATATCTTCCCGTGACGGCAAAGGTGATCCATAATCGCCCGGCCCGATACCCCGAAGATATCGGTGAGGAAGGTGGAGAGCTTGAAACCGCAGCTTTGTAAGTGCTTTTCGATGCGGTTCTTTTGCGACGCAATCTCTTCGATAATACTTTTGCGGTACCGGGTTAGATTACGGAGTTCCCGGATAGGTTTGGAGGGGATAAAACTTCCTTCCAACAATCCGGCGCGTAAAAGGGTAGCTATCCATTCAGCGTCCTTCATGTCAGTCTTTTTACCGGGAACGTTTTTCATGTGCCGGGCGTTGGCAACAATCAAAACCATACTGCCGTCAAAGGCTTCTTCCAGGACGTTATATACAGGCTGCCAATAAACCCCGGTGCTTTCCATGGCCACATGGCGGCAGTTCTCTGCTTCCAGCCAGGCTTTCAGTTCATCAAGCCCGGGCAGAAGGGTGGAAAAGGTGCGGATGGTTTTTGTCGGTTCCTCGCCAATATTGCCTTTTAATAGGCAGGCAACCACGGTATCTTTATGGACGTCCAAACCACAGCAGGTTTCCAAGATGTCTTGCATAAGAACTCCTCCTGCTTCATTGGATTTCAGGGATGATTGCCCGAGAAAGTAAGAAGTTTAACACCCGTGCTGTTCCCAAGTCCTTAAGAACAAGGGGCGACAATTGGCTGTGCTCAAAGGCAATCAGGTTAGGTTAGTACTCGAGGTTATACCATCAAAATATACTCAACCTTTGTCCCTGATAAGTCCAATGTAGCAGAAAATCAGATGTTTGTAATCACTTCTTTCTATTTTCATGATTGTTTGTGCCTTCCAGGCATGGCCGGTTAGTAAGAAATTTAATGTCGTTGATTTCCTGACTTTAAATGGGTTACCATCCTACCTATGAGGCATTGAAACAGTTCATCGAGACAAAGGGCACCGGCGGGGCGAGTATGTTACCATCCTACCTATGAGGCATTGAAACATAGCTTCCTCTAGCTTCTGTCGAGCCTCTTCCTCGTTACCATCCTACCTATGAGGCATTGAAACACATGAAAAGGCAGGGCCAATATACTGATGCGCTTGAGTTACCATCCTACCTATGAGGCATTGAAACCTGAAGCGGGTCCTGAGGCTGTAATTCCGCTTGCTTGTTACCATCCTACCTATGAGGCATTGAAACACCTTCCAGACGCCTCAGCGCAAGCATACATCTCCGCCGGTTACCATCCTACCTATGAGGCATTGAAACTCCGTGTATTTCAGGAGCTTGCCGCAGTTCAGGCAACGTTACCATCCTACCTATGAGGCATTGAAACCCACCTACCGTAACCGGCTCGCACATTTCCCGTAAGGTTACCATCCTACCTATGAGGCATTGAAACACGGCATCGTGGCCCTCGTGATGGCTCTGGACAGGGTTACCATCCTACCTATGAGGCATTGAAACTCCCGCTGAACATGGTGCCTGCCGGAAGCGCCGGAGTTACCATCCTACCTATGAGGCATTGAAACAACATCTTTAAAAAGCATTTTAAATGGGCTATGTGAGTTACCATCCTACCTATGAGGCATTGAAACATCTCAGCCCGTCTGGCGGCTATGACTTTCCGGTGGGTTACCATCCTACCTATGAGGCATTGAAACGCATAGAGGAGGCAGCTTTCGGGCTGCATATCGCACCCGTTACCATCCTACCTATGAGGCATTGAAACACAACATGGAAACATATGGAACCTTATGGACAAAAAACGTTACCATCCTACCTATGAGGCATTGAAACACCGGAGCCCCGGCGGTGGAGATGGACCTTTTCTCCGTTACCATCCTACCTATGAGGCATTGAAACAAGGAGGAAACCCTGGATGAAGTTACTGAGGCTAAGTTACCATCCTACCTATGAGGCATTGAAACTGCCAGTCGCCGCATACCCATACCTCATCGCATAAAGAGGTTACCATCCTACCTATGAGGCATTGAAACCACTCGGGAACGAATTCGGTTGGCTGGCGGTGGCCAAGGGTTACCATCCTACCTATGAGGCATTGAAACTAGTATCAAGTGTCTTGAAGCCCTTATTGTCATTTAGCACATTAAATTAACCACCGTTTTTCAAATTAAAGTAACTCACGCCGCCGGCACAAACTGCAAGATTATCAAATTACAGCACCCCAAATTCTCAGGAATTGCACATTAGCACAATAAAATCCCCAAAGAAAAAAGCCGCTCAACGCGGCCTAAAAAGAAGGGGCCTTGAACCGTTCCGCCAATTTTTTATCAAGGGCAGCCAGGCGTTTTCTCTGGAAATCAAATCCTTGTTCCAGTTGCAACTGGCAAATAAAGCTGTAATAATGGGGTTCCTCGCGGGCGGTATAGAAAGACTCCAGGTATTTTAGCAATTCAGCGTAAAGGTCGCGGGCGAAATCCAATACCGGGCGTTCCAATTCCTCACCGTAGGACCCAAAAGTATTCGCCCAGAGGACGAAAGCCAGGATCTCCAGGAGACTTTCCACGTCTCTGGGGGAAGCAAGCTTAAGCATAGCCACCACCCTTAGAGGCCAATTTCGGCAGCTGCCTGGCGGACCACATCAGCACTAATCAGCTGGGCTTTAAGCTGGGCGCCCCAGAGGAGGGAAGTCAGGGCCAGGTTGTTCACCAGGCGCGGCCAGCCGCGGGAGCGAGAAGCGATGGCCTCGACGGCAGGCGGCTCAAATAAAGGCCTGGTAGCCCCCACCAGGGATAAATGGTGCTCCAGGTAGGCGCCCACCTCCTCACGGTTTAAAGGTTCCACCTGGAAGCGAACCACCAGGCGTTGGGCCAGAGACTGGGTCTGGTTCAACTCCAAGCGGCTCAACAAAAAAGGCAAGCCGGCCAGGACCAGGATAAAAGGATTAAAGGCGTCCATGGCGAAATTAAAGAGCAGGGCCAGGTCCAGCAGGAATTTGGGGTTAGCCAGGTGCATCTCATCCAGGATGAAGACGGGCGTAATCTTTTTATCCCGGAAGAACACCTGGACCGCCTGCTGGATCTGGTGAAAAAGGTCAATCTTGCGGAAAGACGGTTCTTCCCCCAGGCTCCGGGCCAAACCGCGGTAAAAATCCATGACCGTCCCTGTGGCCAGGGGCAAATAAATAACCTTAAAGAGGGCCGGGTTTAAATTAGCACAAAAGACCCGCAAGGCAAAGGTCTTACCGGCTCCCGGTTCTCCCACCAGGACCCCCATGCCCCGGACGCGGGATAAATACTCCAGCCGGGCCCTCGTTTCTTTTAAACTGCAGGAAAGGAAGGCATCCTGGGGTTTTAGCTCCTTGCCAAAAGGAGCCCCTTTTAAGCCATAAAAAGCCTGGTACATTCTAGTTTTGGCCCCCTCCCTGTAAGCTGGCAAAAGAAAGTTTGCTCTCCCGCTTTGCCCGGGCGTTAACACTGAGCGCCACCGGCTGTGCCACCGCCACCTCTTTACCGGCCACAAAAATCAAGACCCGCTCCAGTTTTTCCGGGTCAAAGCGCACCTCCACCCGGTTGCCGATAAATTGAGGCGGCACCTCAAAAAGGCGCTTGTTAATGGAGATAGTAGCATCATGATGTACCCGCCGTTCCTCCCGCTTGAAAAAAAGCGGCTCCAGAACAGCCGGGTCGCTCACCATCTTAACCTGGCTGAACTGGGACATAAACTTATCCAGGGGGCTCATACCCAAAGCACTGTGGACCTGGCGGTGATAATCTTCCTCCAGCCACTGCCAGAAAGAGCGGTTCAAGTTATCCAGAGATTTAAGGTGTTCATCTTTAACCAGGGGCAAGAAACGCTGCCTGACGGTCAAGAAGAACCTTTCGATCTTACCCTTGCTCTGCGGGTCATAGGGTTTAGTATTGATCAAGGCTATCCCCAGGGCCGCGCAGGCCAGCTGCAGCTGCTCCGAACGATAGATTTTACCATTATCCACGTAGACCATCTGCGGAATGCCCCGGCGTAAGATAGCCTCCTTGAAGACCACCTTCAAAGACTCAAACTTCTCGGAAGTAAAAAACTGGGCAAAAGTCACCAGGCGGGAACAATCATCGATAAAAGCAAAGAGGAAAGTAGCCACCTTTTTGTTGCCAACGCGAAGGTAAGGCCCGGCCGCCACATCCCCCTGCCAGAGGGTATTCACCGTATCATAGGCAAAGCGTTTCCGTTCCGGCTCCCGCCGCATCTCCCGGCCTAAAAGCCCCCTGGATTTCAGGAAACGGTAAATGGTAGCGTAAGAAACGGCGTCCGGTAAAATAACACCTTTAGCCACCAGTTGTTCATAAAAGACAGAAGCCGGACAGGAACGCTCCTCCTGGCGCAGGGCCAGGAGTTGCTCCTGTAACTCCGGGGATAAGGCCCGCGGCCTTCCCCGGTCAGAACGCCTTTTCGGTTTTAACCCCTCAAACCCCTCGCGGCGGTAATCCCTGAGCCAGCTGGCAATGGTCTGGGGGCTATAGTCGCAGAGGCCATAATACGGTACTTCATGGGGTCTGGCCGTAATACTCTCCAGGTAGGCCTTCCTGCTGGCTACCTGACCCTGCAACAACGGCGCAATCAAGCTAAAGCGAAAAAGAGCGATATTTTCCCGGTCCTTCTCGTCCATCACAACCCCTCCCCAGGATTTAAGGTTAACCGGTCCGGTCATTTACCAGTTTAACCTTAACCTGTCCCCCAGGACAGGCAAAAGGTGTGTGGTGGCTAATGTAGCAGGGAGGCTTTACGGAACCGGGGAAAGCATGGTAAAATTAATTAGCCATAAAATTGCGCCGGAAATGATTATGGAACCTTTGGGAAAAGGTTTCGGCGTTGGGGAACGCGGCAATCATTTCCAGCAATTTTATGGCCCTTTGTTTAAATTCCGGCGGGATTATTTCCTGGTAACCCTGCTCCCGGAAGAAGGCCTGGATGCAATTCATGTTCTTCGCCCAACGGCGGCGGTAGAACTGGAGCAGCTGGTAGTAAATAAGGAGGCGGGCCTTGGAGAAGAAATATATGAGACAGTCCAGAATGAACTTAAGGGAATACTGGTAATACGGCAGGAGAAAGGAAGGCAAAAGAGAGAAGGTGTGCCGGCAGGAGCGGCACCAAAAGCGGCAGATGGGCAGCTGTAGCCACTTTTCCGAGTCACTACCGGCATTACGCCAGTAAAAACCATGCCGCTTTAGAGCCTGCCGGGCCATACAGATAGGGCAAGACTCTATGACGGGAAACTCATTTTTCTTACCCCGGGCAGCATAATCCTCCAGGGAAATACCGAAATTGTATACCAGTTGCATAAACAGCCCCCCAGAATAATTTGCTAAAATTATATCACTTTGGGGGAACTGTTACATGTTATCTCGATATTTTAAATTGATAAAGTTAGGACTAGTTTTAAGGATGATAGTGTGCTAAATGACAAATCTGCACCTGCATTGGTTACCATCCTACCTATGAGGCATTGAAACGCAAAACTCCTGCCCGAATCCGCGAGCCGGGCCGTCGTTACCATCCTACCTATGAGGCATTGAAACCACCGGGCAGGATAAAAACCTCCGGGCCTGTCCCGCCGTTACCATCCTACCTATGAGGCATTGAAACTTCAGACAAATAACCCGATGAAAATGAAAGATTTGCGTTACCATCCTACCTATGAGGCATTGAAACCGTGACCCAGCAACGACTGCACGGCAACCAAATCCGCGTTACCATCCTACCTATGAGGCATTGAAACCAGGGCGGGCCGGGGCACCCTCGTCGCCCCGGCTAAGTTACCATCCTACCTATGAGGCATTGAAACATGACATAACGGCGCAGTAGGACTTTTATGCGCAGGTTACCATCCTACCTATGAGGCATTGAAACCTCTCTCCCAATGCTACCGCCGAGCAAAAAGCCGTCCGTTACCATCCTACCTATGAGGCATTGAAACTGCTGATAAATTGTGTTATTAAATTGACAGATGCGCGTTACCATCCTACCTATGAGGCATTGAAACCTGAACACCTCCGGTCAATTTAGCAATTTCCAGGTTAAGTTACCATCCTACCTATGAGGCATTGAAACGCGGTTCGTAGTCAGGGGCCTGGAGTAATCCAGGGAAAGTTACCATCCTACCTATGAGGCATTGAAACTCAAAAGCGGATAGGAAACGCGCATATCTTTTGGGAGTTACCATCCTACCTATGAGGCATTGAAACCGGATAAACTCTCATTCAAATTAGCCAGCAGGGTCCGGTTACCATCCTACCTATGAGGCATTGAAACCCGGAAAAACCTTCCGGGCCGGTCCGGGTAAAGATAAGTTACCATCCTACCTATGAGGCATTGAAACGCCTTTGCAAAAGCCGGGGCTATAAAGTCCCTTGCCGCGTTACCATCCTACCTATGAGGCATTGAAACTCGGTTAGCTCGACCGGAAAAGCCCCTTTATCATCCGTTACCATCCTACCTATGAGGCATTGAAACTGAGGACCCGCCATTACAGGCCGTAGATGATAACATGTTACCATCCTACCTATGAGGCATTGAAACGCCCGACTGCACTGCGCGTATTTTGGCTACGCGCGGAGTTACCATCCTACCTATGAGGCATTGAAACTCGTTTCACATCAATGCAGGCGGCGGGTCCGGCCCGGGTTACCATCCTACCTATGAGGCATTGAAACTTATCTAGCTTTTTTCCTGCTTATTGTATTGCTTATGTTACCATCCTACCTATGAGGCATTGAAACCGGCTTACCGGACCGTTTTTCTCCTGGCTGACGGCGTTACCATCCTACCTATGAGGCATTGAAACATTATCCTGCTGTTTATGTTGTGGCTTATCCTTTCTCCGTTACCATCCTACCTATGAGGCATTGAAACCTGTTGGTATTCGGCCATGGCCTGTCCCTGGGCCGGTTACCATCCTACCTATGAGGCATTGAAACGCAGAGCAACAGCGGACCCTGCTGGCGAATTTGACGTTACCATCCTACCTATGAGGCATTGAAACGTATCCTGGCGCTGTTGTTTATCGTTATCGGCAAGGTAGTTACCATCCTACCTATGAGGCATTGAAACTTACTACCTGCTGGTAGGGCTGGCAGGGTAGCCACGTCCGTTACCATCCTACCTATGAGGCATTGAAACTCGCTGTTTGGCTGCTTTTCCGCGACGCCCAGGAAAGTTACCATCCTACCTATGAGGCATTGAAACCCAATAACCTCGCAATTACCCCACCAATCATTATAGGGTTACCATCCTACCTATGAGGCATTGAAACACCCATATCGCTCTCTCTAGTGCCGGATTGTAGTAAGTTACCATCCTACCTATGAGGCATTGAAACTGTCAAGGACCATGCGGCCACCTGTAATTCCCGCCCCGTTACCATCCTACCTATGAGGCATTGAAACATGTTGCGGCCGGGATATAATCCTTTTTTCTTCCATGTTACCATCCTACCTATGAGGCATTGAAACTCCTTTTCTTCATATGATTTGCCACCTCATTTCTACCGTTACCATCCTACCTATGAGGCATTGAAACAACTTGTCCCCGCGCCACAGTGGTACCAGAGCCTCAAGTTACCATCCTACCTATGAGGCATTGAAACCTCGGTGCCCCGGATGCCGTACGCCTCCAGCACCAAGTTACCATCCTACCTATGAGGCATTGAAACTGCCGGAAATCCCTAAAGTTGAAACAAGGCAGGTTTGTTACCATCCTACCTATGAGGCATTGAAACATAAGGGTTAACTGATGGACCACGTTCCCGTCCGGTTTCGTTACCATCCTACCTATGAGGCATTGAAACTTCAAATTCTTCCCTAGATAAAGTTAGGCCATGTATCCCGTTACCATCCTACCTATGAGGCATTGAAACTCCTACCCGTCAATTATATATTACCACGAATGTCACGTTACCATCCTACCTATGAGGCATTGAAACCTCGTCAACCGCACCTTGTCTAGATTAAAGGATACGGTTACCATCCTACCTATGAGGCATTGAAACATAAGGGTTAACTGATGGACCACGTTCCCGTCCGGTTTCGTTACCATCCTACCTATGAGGCATTGAAACTTCAAATTCTTCCCTAGATAAAGTTAGGCCATGTATCCCGTTACCATCCTACCTATGAGGCATTGAAACTCCTACCCGTCAATTATATATTACCACGAATGTCACGTTACCATCCTACCTATGAGGCATTGAAACTGGGAGGCGGTGCGGTGAATAAAGCTGATTTTTGCAGTTACCATCCTACCTATGAGGCATTGAAACTAATACTTGTGCCGGGCTTAATCCTTGTTCCCGGCAAGTTACCATCCTACCTATGAGGCATTGAAACGGGGTGGGTCTTAAAAAAGCGGTGGCCCTGGCAATTTGTTACCATCCTACCTATGAGGCATTGAAACGGATAAACTCCGGTTCGGGCCGGAAAACAATCCAGGGTTACCATCCTACCTATGAGGCATTGAAACTCGTTTAAGAAGCGAGGTGGAGGACCTGGAACGGCTTAGTTACCATCCTACCTATGAGGCATTGAAACTTCGGCACGGCGGCCCTGCTTTTAGGCCCGGTATGGCAGGTTACCATCCTACCTATGAGGCATTGAAACAGCTGCCGACCGGTACGACATACCGCAAAATCATTGGTTACCATCCTACCTATGAGGCATTGAAACTGTATTTCAAAATATAGAACAAGTGTTCATCATTTAGTTACCATCCTACCTATGAGGCATTGAAACGTGAAGTCATTTGGCCCAGAGTTTGCGGCAACGGTGAGTTACCATCCTACCTATGAGGCATTGAAACTCCTGTCCCGGTGTTCATAAGTGCCGTCGTCCAGCCGGGTTACCATCCTACCTATGAGGCATTGAAACCTATAGCGGACCGCAGTATTACCATCCAGGACAAGGAGTTACCATCCTACCTATGAGGCATTGAAACTGGCTCCCGGCAAAACGTAAACTTCCGGGCCGCTTCCGTTACCATCCTACCTATGAGGCATTGAAACTTATCTAGCCTTTTTCATGCTAGTGGTGCTTTTAATGGTTACCATCCTACCTATGAGGCATTGAAACCTGGTTGAGGGGACCGTCACGGTCACCCATGCCAGGTTACCATCCTACCTATGAGGCATTGAAACCTTTCGTTTATTATTTTATCGACTAAATTTTAGTATGTTACCATCCTACCTATGAGGCATTGAAACGTCGTTATCGTTGCCTTATTTGCGGCTTACCTAGTAGTTACCATCCTACCTATGAGGCATTGAAACCCGGGCCGGGTTTCCCGGCCAAACTTCTTAAACTCCAGTTACCATCCTACCTATGAGGCATTGAAACGGAGGTGGTGAGAATGCCCCTTAAAAAGGGTAAATCGTTACCATCCTACCTATGAGGCATTGAAACTGGTATCCTCTCCAGCTTGCGGAATATTTTTGCCCTAGTTACCATCCTACCTATGAGGCATTGAAACCTCATTTATCACCCCTCCTTTTATTTTACCTTACAAAAGTTACCATCCTACCTATGAGGCATTGAAACATAAGACTGCTATTGCGATTAATCCAGCAATGACTAGTTACCATCCTACCTATGAGGCATTGAAACATAAATGGCTTCCGCCAGGGCCAGGGCCATCCGGTCCGTTACCATCCTACCTATGAGGCATTGAAACTAAAAGTACTCCTGGGTCTTCGTTTCTTCATCCTCAGTTACCATCCTACCTATGAGGCATTGAAACATGATTTTTTCTCCCTCCCTCGTGGTACACTATCTGTTACCATCCTACCTATGAGGCATTGAAACCCGGAGGGGGTGTCAATGATTGGAATCGCTGTTCAAAGTTACCATCCTACCTATGAGGCATTGAAACTACATCCCTCCATATTTCGCAATATACTTTCTCGCTGGTTACCATCCTACCTATGAGGCATTGAAACTTTTTTCGTTACTTCGCCGGCAGAAAATTCCCCATTGTTACCATCCTACCTATGAGGCATTGAAACGAATACTGGCCCGCCGGGAGCCTATCCTGGCAAAATGTTACCATCCTACCTATGAGGCATTGAAACAAGGCATCCATGCCGGTGACGACAAAATCGATATGCGTTACCATCCTACCTATGAGGCATTGAAACGCGCCCCCTGGACAGCAGCCCTACCTATAATCCGACCGTTACCATCCTACCTATGAGGCATTGAAACAGTTGTTTCGGCAAACTGGAAATGCGACCCTTGCGGGTTACCATCCTACCTATGAGGCATTGAAACCTGATATGGCGGCTACCCTGCAGCAGGCTCCATGCAGTTACCATCCTACCTATGAGGCATTGAAACACCGTCTGGACATACTCCTTCCAGCCCCCCGAAGCAGTTACCATCCTACCTATGAGGCATTGAAACACATGGTCGCTCCACAGTGCAGTTCCAGACAGGGTTTCCGTTACCATCCTACCTATGAGGCATTGAAACCAAAAACTTCTGCCTTTCAAGCTCCCGCAGGATAAGTTACCATCCTACCTATGAGGCATTGAAACGTGTATTCGCGATACACATACACAAACCCCTGCTCAGTTACCATCCTACCTATGAGGCATTGAAACACGCCTGGGCCAGGGATGTGGCACACAAACTGTTCAGTTACCATCCTACCTATGAGGCATTGAAACCCGTTTTTGCGGCTCTCCTTGTCTTGGTAGCCTTCTGTTACCATCCTACCTATGAGGCATTGAAACTCGGCCACAACGCCAACTTTCACCTGGGAACCGCCAAGTTACCATCCTACCTATGAGGCATTGAAACTTCGTCAGGAAAGAAAGGCGGTGAGAACATGGCAGGGTTACCATCCTACCTATGAGGCATTGAAACAGGATATTTGCATAGACGAGGCCAGCCAGTTTACTGAGTTACCATCCTACCTATGAGGCATTGAAACTCCGCTGTCAGCATGGGCAATGTTTCAATCAGCTTCGGTTACCATCCTACCTATGAGGCATTGAAACCGGTTCCGCAGGGCATTGTAGCGGCGCTGTATGGGGTTAC includes:
- the cas1b gene encoding type I-B CRISPR-associated endonuclease Cas1b, yielding MKKTLYIFTNGQFHRKDNTIYFETEQGEKRFIPVEDTGEIMIFGEVDINKRFLEFLSQKEIILHYFSHYGYYMGSFYPREHLNSGYMILRQAEHYIDENKRLSIARLLVEGAGKNILRVLKYYKARDKKVDNSIVTIETLLGTIATCNDIPSLMAIEGNMREAYYKAFDEIIELPDFIFENRTRRPPKNYLNTLISFGNSLLYTICLGEIYRTHLDPRIGFLHTTNFRRFTLNLDIAEIFKPLIVDRVIFSLLGRKMITTDDFERGSEGILMKDRAKRCFIEQMEEKLKTTIKHREIGRAVSYRRLIRLELYKLEKHLMGEKVYEPFIATW
- a CDS encoding ExeA family protein, which translates into the protein MYQAFYGLKGAPFGKELKPQDAFLSCSLKETRARLEYLSRVRGMGVLVGEPGAGKTFALRVFCANLNPALFKVIYLPLATGTVMDFYRGLARSLGEEPSFRKIDLFHQIQQAVQVFFRDKKITPVFILDEMHLANPKFLLDLALLFNFAMDAFNPFILVLAGLPFLLSRLELNQTQSLAQRLVVRFQVEPLNREEVGAYLEHHLSLVGATRPLFEPPAVEAIASRSRGWPRLVNNLALTSLLWGAQLKAQLISADVVRQAAAEIGL
- a CDS encoding DUF6431 domain-containing protein, which encodes MQLVYNFGISLEDYAARGKKNEFPVIESCPICMARQALKRHGFYWRNAGSDSEKWLQLPICRFWCRSCRHTFSLLPSFLLPYYQYSLKFILDCLIYFFSKARLLIYYQLLQFYRRRWAKNMNCIQAFFREQGYQEIIPPEFKQRAIKLLEMIAAFPNAETFSQRFHNHFRRNFMAN
- a CDS encoding helix-turn-helix domain-containing protein; translated protein: MDEKDRENIALFRFSLIAPLLQGQVASRKAYLESITARPHEVPYYGLCDYSPQTIASWLRDYRREGFEGLKPKRRSDRGRPRALSPELQEQLLALRQEERSCPASVFYEQLVAKGVILPDAVSYATIYRFLKSRGLLGREMRREPERKRFAYDTVNTLWQGDVAAGPYLRVGNKKVATFLFAFIDDCSRLVTFAQFFTSEKFESLKVVFKEAILRRGIPQMVYVDNGKIYRSEQLQLACAALGIALINTKPYDPQSKGKIERFFLTVRQRFLPLVKDEHLKSLDNLNRSFWQWLEEDYHRQVHSALGMSPLDKFMSQFSQVKMVSDPAVLEPLFFKREERRVHHDATISINKRLFEVPPQFIGNRVEVRFDPEKLERVLIFVAGKEVAVAQPVALSVNARAKRESKLSFASLQGGGQN
- the cas2 gene encoding CRISPR-associated endonuclease Cas2, translated to MFVILVYDVNVKRVAKVLKTCRRYLHWVQNSVLEGDITEANLKKLKVELMKIIDKEEDSIIIYILRTTKYSARQIVGLNKGGENLFI